In the genome of Streptomyces sp. P3, the window GCGTCAGCGCGGTGGCCAAGAGCCGGGAGACCGGCGAGCACCTCGCCGTGCGCGCGGACTACCTCGTCGCCGCCGACGGCCCCCGCAGCCCCGTCCGGGAACAGCTCGGCATCGGGCAGAGCGGCCCCGGCGACCTGTTCCACAACGTCAGCCTCACCTTCCGCTCCCGGGGCCTGGCCGACGTCGTGGGCGACCGCCGGTTCATCGTCTGTTATCTGACCAGCCCGGACGCCGACGGCGCCCTGCTGCCGGTGGACAACCGCGAGAACTGGGTCTTCCACGCCCCCTGGCACCCCGAACACGGTGAGACGCTCGAGGAGTTCACCGACGAGCGGTGCGTCGAGCACATCCGCCGCGCGGTCGGGGTCGCCGACCTCGACGTGGAGATCACCGGCAAGGCGCCCTGGCACGCCGCCCAGCGCGTCGCCCGCAGCTACCGGTCGGGCCGGGTGTTCCTGGCCGGAGACTCGGCGCACGAGATGTCGCCGACCGGGGCGTTCGGCTCCAACACCGGCATCCAGGACGCGCACAACCTCGCCTGGAAGCTGGCCGCCGTGCTCGACGGCTGGGCGGGGGATGCGCTGCTCGACACCTACGACGCCGAGCGCCGCCCCGTCGCGGAGGCCACCAGCGCCCGGGCCGCCGCCCGGTCGGCCGAGCACAGCCACCCCGGCTTCGCCCCGCCGCCCGGCTCCGCAGGCGGCCCGCAGCGCGGCATCCTGAACGTGGCCCTCGGCTACCGCTACCCGCAGGGCGCCGTCGTCGGCGCCGACGACACGGTCCCGGTCGTCCCGGAGGGCCTCGACCTGAGCGGCGCACCCGGCAGCCGGGCCCCCCACCTGTGGGTGCGGCACGGGGACGAACGGATCTCCACCCTGGACCTCTACGAGCGGTCCCTGGTCCTGCTCAGCGACGCCGCCCGGCCGAGCGGCTGGCACGAGGCCGCCGGCCGACTCGCCCGGGAGCTGTCGCTGCCGCTGAGGTCGTACCGGGTGGGCGACGGCCCCGACGCCGACCTGACGCCGGAGGACGGCGCCGACTGGGCGGAGCGCCACGGCACGCCCGGCGGGGGCGCCGTGCTCGTACGGCCCGACGGGTTCGTCGCCTGGCGGTCACCGGG includes:
- a CDS encoding FAD-dependent monooxygenase — protein: MNERAGQAGPPTLRVPVLIVGGSLVGLATSLFLGRLGVPHLLVERHAGTSIHPRGRGNNVRTMELFRVAGVERGIQDAAATLADNHGILQAPTLVGDAGEWLFRDIDPGGGLARFSPSSWCLCSQNDLEPVLLDHARRLGGDVRFSTELMSFEADAHGVSAVAKSRETGEHLAVRADYLVAADGPRSPVREQLGIGQSGPGDLFHNVSLTFRSRGLADVVGDRRFIVCYLTSPDADGALLPVDNRENWVFHAPWHPEHGETLEEFTDERCVEHIRRAVGVADLDVEITGKAPWHAAQRVARSYRSGRVFLAGDSAHEMSPTGAFGSNTGIQDAHNLAWKLAAVLDGWAGDALLDTYDAERRPVAEATSARAAARSAEHSHPGFAPPPGSAGGPQRGILNVALGYRYPQGAVVGADDTVPVVPEGLDLSGAPGSRAPHLWVRHGDERISTLDLYERSLVLLSDAARPSGWHEAAGRLARELSLPLRSYRVGDGPDADLTPEDGADWAERHGTPGGGAVLVRPDGFVAWRSPGPDPDAESTLRRVLQTGLGLG